In the Haloferula helveola genome, one interval contains:
- a CDS encoding PDZ domain-containing protein, with protein sequence MNLFQRLLMLSLTGLPGVLVADEPADAPAPQPRAIKAPVQPGPPMPWIGLEVGKLERAMRAHVSDVPEGVGFLITSVTADGPAEKAGLQRFDVLWKLEDQLLINEAQFGTLLRLRKAGDEVELSVVRAGHHEKVTIELGEAPPAPVLAEIPAAEIPLYPSGIPGMPKTIVYPLERTAEVTREDGSVAKLHYKEDEPQVLIVDAEGETVYDGPLRKDGKFAVPEEWNCSVGALLRTMHRAKGDGWKPRSPRPRVVLPPGKTDS encoded by the coding sequence ATGAACCTTTTCCAACGTCTTCTGATGCTCAGCCTGACCGGCCTGCCGGGGGTGCTGGTTGCGGACGAACCTGCGGATGCCCCCGCACCCCAACCCCGTGCCATCAAGGCACCGGTACAGCCCGGCCCACCCATGCCGTGGATCGGGCTGGAGGTCGGTAAACTCGAGCGTGCGATGCGCGCCCACGTCAGCGACGTTCCCGAAGGAGTTGGGTTCCTGATTACCTCCGTTACGGCCGACGGGCCTGCGGAGAAGGCGGGTCTCCAGCGTTTTGACGTGCTCTGGAAGCTTGAGGACCAGCTGCTGATCAACGAGGCGCAGTTCGGCACGCTTCTCCGGTTGCGGAAGGCCGGGGATGAGGTCGAGCTTTCGGTGGTCCGCGCGGGCCATCACGAGAAAGTGACGATCGAGCTAGGGGAAGCCCCTCCGGCCCCGGTGCTGGCGGAGATTCCCGCCGCCGAGATTCCGCTCTATCCTTCCGGCATTCCGGGAATGCCGAAGACCATCGTCTACCCGCTCGAACGCACCGCTGAAGTTACCCGTGAGGACGGAAGTGTGGCCAAGCTCCACTACAAGGAGGACGAGCCTCAAGTCCTGATCGTCGATGCGGAGGGGGAAACCGTGTATGACGGCCCGCTGCGTAAGGACGGCAAGTTCGCCGTGCCGGAAGAGTGGAATTGCTCGGTTGGAGCCCTGCTCCGGACGATGCATCGGGCCAAGGGAGACGGCTGGAAGCCGAGATCGCCCCGGCCAAGGGTCGTGCTTCCGCCGGGGAAGACCGACAGCTGA
- a CDS encoding sigma-70 family RNA polymerase sigma factor — protein MGSRASAEWKQWLSDYGHRLLAFARGWAPAQADAEDLVQEAVMRLWGVQQEHGGHPPDLPLAFSTIRFCGLNRHRSDKRRRKREESIIYLNDFEDVWLDPSVEEDEEALMLRDEVDRLSPKLKEVVTMKIWGGLTFAEISESLAISPNTAASRYRYALEQLALSMRRVKEARHGNA, from the coding sequence ATGGGATCGCGAGCATCGGCTGAATGGAAACAATGGCTGTCCGACTACGGGCACCGATTGCTTGCATTCGCCCGCGGTTGGGCTCCGGCTCAGGCGGACGCCGAGGACCTCGTTCAGGAGGCGGTGATGCGCCTTTGGGGGGTCCAGCAAGAGCACGGCGGACATCCGCCGGACCTGCCGCTGGCCTTCTCGACGATCCGATTCTGCGGTCTCAACCGCCACCGCTCCGACAAGCGGCGACGGAAGCGCGAGGAGTCGATCATCTACCTCAACGATTTCGAGGATGTCTGGCTCGACCCGTCGGTCGAGGAGGACGAGGAGGCTTTGATGCTGAGGGACGAGGTCGACCGCCTCAGCCCCAAGCTGAAGGAAGTGGTTACGATGAAGATCTGGGGCGGGCTGACTTTCGCGGAAATCTCCGAGAGTTTGGCCATTTCCCCGAACACCGCCGCGTCCCGATACCGGTACGCACTGGAGCAATTGGCGCTGTCGATGCGCCGCGTGAAGGAGGCCCGCCATGGAAACGCCTGA